Proteins from one Meriones unguiculatus strain TT.TT164.6M chromosome 10, Bangor_MerUng_6.1, whole genome shotgun sequence genomic window:
- the Nrn1l gene encoding neuritin-like protein isoform X2 codes for MMCYCCRCHWRHWPRRCERLPCALTLLLLLPLVASEGPNRCDTIYQGFAECLIRLGDGMGRGGELQTVCRSWNDFHACASRVLSGCPEEAAAVWESLQQEARRAPHPDNLHILCGAPVSVRERVAGPETNQETLRATAPELAPAPALLAAALALACLLGPLA; via the exons ATGATGTGCTACTGCTGCCGCTGCCACTGGCGCCACTGGCCCCGCCGCTGCGAGCGGCTACCCTGTGCCCTGacgctgttgctgctgctgccactcG TGGCCTCTGAGGGCCCAAACCGCTGTGATACCATATACCAAGGCTTTGCTGAGTGTCTCATCCGCCTGGGGGATGGCATGGGCCGAGGAGGCGAGCTCCAGACTGTCTGCAG ATCCTGGAATGACTTCCATGCCTGTGCCTCTCGGGTCCTATCAGGCTGCCCGGAGGAGGCCGCTGCAGTGTGGGAGTCACTGCAGCAAGAAGCTCGTCGTGCCCCCCACCCAGACAACTTGCACATCCTCTGTGGTGCCCCTGTGAGTGTTCGGGAGCGGGTTGCTGGCCCAGAGACCAACCAGGAGACACTACGGGCCACAGCTCCTGAACTGGCTCCAGCCCCTGCATTGCTTGCTGCTGCTCTGGCGCTTGCCTGCCTCCTGGGGCCTCTGGCCTAA
- the Nrn1l gene encoding neuritin-like protein isoform X1, which produces MMCYCCRCHWRHWPRRCERLPCALTLLLLLPLAVASEGPNRCDTIYQGFAECLIRLGDGMGRGGELQTVCRSWNDFHACASRVLSGCPEEAAAVWESLQQEARRAPHPDNLHILCGAPVSVRERVAGPETNQETLRATAPELAPAPALLAAALALACLLGPLA; this is translated from the exons ATGATGTGCTACTGCTGCCGCTGCCACTGGCGCCACTGGCCCCGCCGCTGCGAGCGGCTACCCTGTGCCCTGacgctgttgctgctgctgccactcG CAGTGGCCTCTGAGGGCCCAAACCGCTGTGATACCATATACCAAGGCTTTGCTGAGTGTCTCATCCGCCTGGGGGATGGCATGGGCCGAGGAGGCGAGCTCCAGACTGTCTGCAG ATCCTGGAATGACTTCCATGCCTGTGCCTCTCGGGTCCTATCAGGCTGCCCGGAGGAGGCCGCTGCAGTGTGGGAGTCACTGCAGCAAGAAGCTCGTCGTGCCCCCCACCCAGACAACTTGCACATCCTCTGTGGTGCCCCTGTGAGTGTTCGGGAGCGGGTTGCTGGCCCAGAGACCAACCAGGAGACACTACGGGCCACAGCTCCTGAACTGGCTCCAGCCCCTGCATTGCTTGCTGCTGCTCTGGCGCTTGCCTGCCTCCTGGGGCCTCTGGCCTAA